The Canis lupus familiaris isolate Mischka breed German Shepherd chromosome 14, alternate assembly UU_Cfam_GSD_1.0, whole genome shotgun sequence genome window below encodes:
- the LOC111098841 gene encoding vasodilator-stimulated phosphoprotein-like, whose product MCAPAGRRAAVRRRQRFSSAWASPKACGPGPPRGLPEPTCEPPSGRPSAPPARTVEVLGSKTIAPILPGFRTVEGRGGGGPCVTCVTLRGPPGSARMRGFEVRGCERKEQPNSRGAVAPQQTSTLPQELRVCSFCNAFRL is encoded by the coding sequence ATGTGTGCGCCCGCGGGCCGCCGCGCTGCAGTGCGCAGGCGCCAACGCTTCTCCTCAGCCTGGGCCTCGCCGAAGGCTTGCGGTCCAGGGCCGCCGCGAGGACTTCCAGAACCTACTTGCGAGCCTCCGTCGGGAAGACCTTCGGCGCCGCCTGCCAGGACCGTGGAGGTTTTGGGATCGAAGACGATTGCACCGATTCTTCCGGGGTTCCGCACCGTGGAGGGCCGCGGAGGAGGTGGCCCCTGCGTGACCTGCGTGACCTTGCGCGGCCCTCCTGGCTCCGCACGGATGCGCGGCTTTGAGGTTCGGGGGTGCGAAAGGAAGGAACAGCCGAACAGCCGAGGAGCTGTCGCGCCCCAGCAAACCAGCACGTTACCCCAGGAACTTAGAGTTTGCAGTTTCTGCAACGCCTTCCGGTTGTAG